The genomic DNA tttaaacgaaagtttgactcgggtacattaaCAAAAAGTCCcatggttgcattttggcgagagttacgctttaactcATTGTCTTGTTACAATTATAGTTTAatttctccttctttttcttaCCGTGAATGACCCTCCCCTTCATCTTCTCTCTCCAGTGGAGGACTTGTGGAAAACTCCTCTGACGATAGAAGATCTAATTTGCTACAGTTTCCAGGTGGCTCGTGGGATGGAGTTCCTGGCCTCCAGAAAGGTTAATTGTCAGCTTTACAAAGACAATTAGCGAATATGCTGGAGATTGGTCATTTAGCTTTTCAGTCTATCGtgctttttaaagtgctcatattatgctcattttcaggttcataattgtattttaacgttgtaccagaataggtttacatggtttcattttcaaaaaacaccatatttttgttgtactgcacagctctctctcactgctgcagatcctcttttcatctggtttctgttttagctacagagtgagacctcttttgtcctgtactatctttgattgcactcgcacatgcgcagtagctcagatcgtagatcatgtcagctagctccgtAGACAGTAAAAGAATTGAGAGAAgaatttctgttttctgttgctgTTGATGGACACTATTAACCCAGTGCACCCATGACATTGAGAAGCTACTCACAGCTGCAAAACATTAACACAAATTGTGGATGCTTAAATTGTTGATGTCTGTCAAACAAATGTGGATCTGAAGAGGGCATATTTGATTCAATATTTTGTTCTCACAGACAGctgagattttctttttaaatgtatcaGCACTGTAAAACACTGTATCCAAGTAGTGCCAACTGTCATCTCTGCTGTTATTGGATTGTTTTGATTCGTTGGTTAGCTGATTTAATTACTTATTAACAGCCACGGCCCGGCTATCTCACACGAATCCAGTGGTAATCGGgtgaaaaatgaaattaaacTGGTGACGACAAAAGCGGACTATAACTTATAATGACTATCAACGATATGACTGTACTCTAAGCAGACTGTCTTTGAATGACTCACAGTCGTGACCCTGTAGGCGCGTTTACTCGACAGCTTTGTGAATGATGTTGGATCTCCTGCGGAGATTCCACAGAGCTCAGCCAGGATGAGACACAGTCCAGTCCCAGTTACAAActggcacagacacacacacacacacacacacacacacacacacacacacacacacacacacacacacacacacacacacacacacacacacacacacacacacacattttaaggcAACAGATTATCAAAAAACAATTAAGCCAGATACTTCCTCCAAATCATATCTGTAATTCATTCATCGGAGAAAACAAAGTGGAATCGATACATGCAAACATACAACGGGTACACACATGCCCACACAACCGGCCGCAGggttatgatgtatgtgtggttgtgtgtgtgtatatccaCAGTGTATCCACAGAGACCTGGCAGCCCGGAACATTCTCCTGTCAGAGAACAACATCGTGAAGATCTGTGATTTCGGCCTGGCCAGAGACATATACAAAGACCCCGACTACGTCAGGAAAGGCAATGTACGGCACCTCCCACTCCATTAGCCATCTCCGTTTACTGTAGGAAAACACTTAACTCCTTTTTGTTGTCATCACCCCCATAAGGGGTGAATTTAAAGGAATGGTGTCATTAGTATAAATTTAACTATATGTCTGGTATTAATAAGTAATGTTCTCTCAGGCTCGTCTGCCATTAAAGTGGATGGCTCCAGAGAGTATCTTTGACAAAGTGTACACCAGCCAGAGTGACGTGTGGTCTTTCGGAGTTCTCCTCTGGGAAATCTTCTCACTGGGTAAAGACACTCTTTTCATCAAAAAGTTTCAATACAGTCTCCTCCCGAAGTGTGTTGATTTTAAAAGTGCCTATCAATCTCCGTTTCCGCCAGAAGCAATTAGGAACTTATTCTTTGTGAACTTTTCGAGGAGGAGTAAATCTTCATCCCTGTTATCCAAACACACGATGactttgtttttcctttctctgACATTTTAATTAATGTTTCATCCTAAGGTGCGTCCCCGTACCCGGGCGTACAGATTGACGAAGACTTTTGCAAACGATTAAAAGATGGTGTGAGGATGAGGGCTCCTGAGACTGCCTCCCCTGAAATGTAAGCTTTGATTTATTCTTTTTCTCATCTTTTGCTGTCAAATAGGATTCATAGTCCTTTAACTGCTTGAGGCCATCCCAAAGGCAAACAAGAATATGCTCATAAATATCATATGTTTGACTAACTTGTACATTTAGGAGAGGATATAGGGtctatttgtttttttgcagctATATTAGTGAGACAGGGAAGTTGGAGCCCTCAGTGTTGTCTTTGTTGTGACGgtgctgccctctgctggtAGATACGGCATCATGCTGGCCTGCTGGCAGGGTGAACCCAAAGAAAGACCAAACTTCCCTGCCCTGGTGCAGATCCTCGGAGACCTGCTGCAGGACAACAGCATACCTGTGAGCTCACTTCTGGGGAAACGTTCATTCTAGCGAGTTTTGCAAAGAGTTTTCAGTTCTTGatcttctctcttttcccttCAGGATGGGAAGGACTACATCCCTCTGAGCCACTCCCAGAGCTCAGAGGATGATGGGTTCTCGCAGGCCTCGTCACGCCCTCCATCTGAGGAGGAACTGAGACTAGCCTTCAACACTCTACCCGCCAGGTACTCATTTGCACATCCTGTATCCCTTCAactgttaaataaaggttttaaaTATGAGCAACATGCTTCTACTTGAACAAACAGTTTTCTGCCAAAGTTCCAACAGTTACGGTTACTTCACATGAgagattttgtgtttttgtctgagCTCCTCTCACTGGTTGGACAGGGGTttaaaagttgcaaagaaaaactcccgcacactgtctaacttgcaaaaatgtaataataggCAACGTTTCGGTACTAGACCATCAGGCAAATGGTGTTACACCCTGAGAAGCCATCTTTTGTGGGAGGTAACTTTTTTGTGCGCCAATCAACAACTTCCACACGAAAGGCAggtcgaacccacggccgctgcatcgaggaggtaaacctctatatacagtatgggcgcgcgctctaccaggtgagctaaccaggtgcCCACTGGTTAAATTTCtttaatttatactttactTTCAATTTCATTAATTTATACTTCAGGTTTCAAGGAAATTACGATTTGAAAAGTAAATATATGGTTTTAACAGCTATTATGGAAAAACTCTGAGATAAAGTTacatttaaagatttttttccacATCACGTTAATGACGTGATACACACTGTCAGCCTGTCAGGACACTGAGCCTACGGAAAAGAGACCATTTAAATCAACTAGTTTTTTATTAAACTAGCGGTCCCAAACCTTTGGACAAGATATCATTTTGTTGGTTATAAGATGTTTTATGGCAtaggaaaaacattttaaattacccAGATGTACCATCGTGTCTGTATTTTCAGATGATGTTTGCTTTATCTTGTGTATTGAATAGGTATTCATACAGTATTTCTTTTACTGAAAGAAACATATTTTGCCATCTTTTTTAACCCTTTcttatttgtaaatgtaaagtttttatatagcgcttttctagtcttaacgactactcaaagcgctttgacatagtacaggaaccactcacacacattcatacgctgTGGCCGAGTCTGCCGTACAAGCTGCCATTTATTCACaaacatttacactccgatgcacAGCAtcaggggcaactcggggttcagtgtcttgcccaaggtcACTTCGACATGGGAACCACCAAACTTCGGATTGGCAgacgcctgctctaccactgagccacagccctTTTTTGTCTCGTGGCATTTGTATGTCAGCAGGAGGCCCCATCATGTATTCATGTGATAATCCTTTCTACACCTCTTGACCAGGTATTATAACTGTGTGCCCTTTGCcggctgtgtgtttgtgggacCTTCCAAAATATGCCAGCCCACAGTGAAGACATTTGAAGAGTTGCCTCTGGAGATGCACCGACAGAAAGCACCTCAAGTAAGCTCTTTATCTTCTTATCAACTGTTGAAAATGTGACTGGTGACATTTGGTAAACGGCATTGAGGAATGTTTCCAGAAATAGTTGCAGACACAGGACTGGGGTCAAACGAAGTCATTTAATTCACACGATGTCCAACTGTGTCTCTTCCCAGGACAACCAGACAGACAGCGGGATGGTTCTGGCCTCCGAAGAATTTGAGAGAATTGAACACAGGCACAGAGGCGCCGTCTCAAAAAGGTTAATCATACAAAAGCGTTGAGCCATATTGATGTCTGGAACTGAGAGTGACGCACAAAAGATATTCAGCCAGTGATTTAGTCACAGTGCAGAGTCAATATGAGAGAACAGTCATTTTCTCCTGGATGGAAGCATGTAGAATGAAGTCACTCACAGCTTTATATGTAGTGGAACTACAGTAGATTTGCATACATTTATGCATGAGTACGTAGGAGTAAGCAACAGTCTGAGTCATTTAAACCCATGCCACGTATTCATCAAACTTTTGAGAGTTAGAGTCAGCAATGTTCGAAGAGCAGTAAAAGGTTCTAGTGAATACTAAGACACATTTATCCAGAAACTCACTCCTACTTACAGAAAAGATGTAGGAGGAACCTTTAAGAGCGGCTCTGAAGCGAGTACATGATTCATCACATTGTACATTCAGAGCAGGAAAAGCAAATCAGACACAAGGATGTTACCCTCTGCCCCATTGTTCAACATATAACAACTGTAGCAAGAGAAATCTAGTACCAAATTGACAAGgaaggcaaaaaataaaaaagtgatgcTATATTGTATCAAAAGTGTTTCTGGACATTGCCAGAAAGACACAGCTTAGATAATGTATTGTTCATTATTACCAACTCAGGTTACTCTCAGGAGCTCTCTCAGATTTAGGAATATTTTGGTCAAAAGAAGTACGATTAATAGCTTTTATTCTTAAATTTGAGATTACGAACACATACAGGATAAGGCTGGCAATATCCATTAGGTTTGTTATTGCcgacaaatcccatgaaaagaccaaaagtTAGTCTGTCTATCGATACTTTCTGactttcctctctgtctgtgaTATTCAGCCCGATGGGCTCCAACTGAAGCCATAAAGAATGTTATAAAGAATAAATTGTTttagttatttaaataaaataacttcCTATATCAGCTGGATTTTTCCTATCAAACATTACTAAAACAGGAGTAAATCGTGTATTCATTGGGGACTATTTTTAGCGAGTGAGTATTTATGTATCTGActggtgtatgtgggattgacacagtgcaacagtgtagctcattgatgcatttttaatagtttttggacaacaacaGAGCTCTATGTTACAGAGCAATACGCTACATTAGGCAACACAGAGAATACTGGTTAGTAGGATCAGATGGTTCGTAATCTGTTTTTTTCATGAGATTGcaggaccccaggaagaatagcttcTAGCATTATCAATCAGGAATATTCACTTTTaacagtctcaggttcagagcTTAAAGTCGGACATGAGTGACTGTGGTTTTCAACTAACTTCCCAGTTGAGAAACAATCGTTCATGAACTCCAATGTCCAACATACCTACAGGTATCTGTAGACTGTGTCTCCTGATTGCTGACTGTGCTAATCTATCCGCCTCCGTTGTCagtaatagaccataatattgtttttggttgtCGTCGTTCTAACCGCAGTCGTatgggcagcagcagcagcacagagcctCTGACAGCCTCCCATGGTTCCCTGGGTCGATGCAGCGGCGCCGGCAGCTCCATGCACCGTCCCAACTTCTTCAGCCAGCTTTCAGGACAGACCTTCTACAACAACGAGTACGGACACCTGTCCGAGGAGGGCTTCTGCGACTTCTTCTCCTCACCTGACGCCCTTTGCCCAGCCTCATCCAATGTGTAATCAAATCAAAGATGCAGCTCGAGAGAATGGaggttaaaaaaattaaaaataaaagtgggACAGCTCAGGGCGAGGGGGGCGTGTAGGCTTAAGTAACATCCTAGTAATAATATGTAACTAGCCATGTATTAATAAAGGTTATAGATCTTAGAGCTTACCCATactcatctctttctctcttcctctcggGCTGCTGCCTCAACAACAGACTGAACTATTATGTGCCTGAAGTTCCTCTAGCCAGCCACTGGGTGGCAGCattatgacaaaaacaaactccAAGTATTTTCTATTCACACTTTTatcttttatatacagtattcttccttcatttgtacaAATTATGACTCATATgggaagaaataaagaaatgtatCTTCTTCTCGCCCTTCTCCCTCTGATTAATATGAAGTCAAAGCTGTCATTAAGTACATGTTCTAAGAGCAACTTTGCATTTGTCATGCTGTGATGTATTACAGGTCCACAGCGAGCTAGAGCCACAAGCTCTGTGATGAGCCACATAATGGACCAATCAAGGAAAACGTGCAGATATTTGTGCATCTGTGTCATTCAGCGGAGGTGGAGACGCTTGGTTACGTGACACCACGAACAACGAAGAAGTGACGGAGGTAAACAGAGGGACGTAGGGCGAATAAAAGGGTGTGAGTCACACTAAGCACCTCTTATCAGAACTGGACGTAAGCATGATGACAGCTGGGACAGCTGAACCACCTCTTACATGCTCACATCAAAAACGACAACCTGCTGGTTGTTGACACTGGCTGCCAGCTGAGGGAAATGAGCATCTGGGTGCAAAGTCCACTtcataaaacacacaattacagccactagagctcAGTTAATGTTTAGAAATCAGAGGTGCAAAGGTTCCATTTTCAGTTTCTACGAATTATTGTCGATAAGGGTACCTGGACCCTACACAACCTGGCATCCGTGACTCGACTACTTCAGGTTTTATTATGAAATCAAGTGAATTCTTGTACGTTTTCAGGCCAGATATATAAAATCCTTCCTTGTTAAACCTCAATTTAGTAGGCGAGGACTCTCTTTGAGTAGAGTCAGAATggatagaaaagaaaaaaggaaaagaggaaataaaatgaaaagaacTAGTACAACATGTAGAACGAATGGCAGCTATCTTATAGAAACCTGAACACACAACAGTGGTTTTTATGGTACCTTTACTTGAGGAACACAAAGCATTACAGACTCATTTGAGACAGAACAGGATGTAAATGACCTTATCAGTAGAAAGACTAGTTTCCGAGGGCTTGTGATCAGAGAGGTCTTTTATACAACAGTACAAGAGAAAGATAAAATGACGGAAGAGGAAAAAACACCTTGGCCTACAGGTTCTCTCCTTACAAATCTTTTCTTTACAACTTCAtagaaactcaataaaaaaaaatttaaaaaaaaagttcacgtaccgtgtaaaaaaaaataaaatgtaactaaATAAATTGATCtcttagaaaaagaaaaaaaagacattcacTATATTTTTTGCAGTAATTCAAATGTAATGGAAAAAGTCAAAGCTAGGACCTTTAACAGTGAAATATTTGGTATACTACAATGACTGAAAGGTAAACAATGATCTCTTAAAAAGTGAATCTAAACAGTAAGTTACATGCAATAGGTGCAACTGGTTTTAGTGGACAAACATACATGATGATGGTAACCCTGTTTGGTAGAAGAGGAAACCTAAAAGGCACACAGTTTGAATACTGGAGATAAAAATTAGAAGGtctgaaaaaaaataacgtaacatgatttatgtatttattaagtGTAAATTACAGAAATACTTTAAAGTCCAGTTTTATAAACCAGAACACTTCCTTCAAATGATCATTCCCCTTTTGCGGTACTGGGGAAACAAGCGCAGTATGGTTAGACCGATATTACTGCATGTACTGACAGAAATTAACCTTTTTATTCATATAAACAATTAGTTATGTCTTGTTGCCTGTTAATCATTGAGCCATAACTTGAAAATATCCCTATAAATTGAATATATGCGATTTGTGTTGAatgaaattcttaaaaaaaaaaaaaaaaaacacaggtgcaGCCTTCAAATACCCATACAGGTTTAACCCTGCCACGCAGTACTTCATCTCCACAGTAACAAAAGACTGAAGACACTGAAGACGGAGGAAGCAGACATGTGATAGTCAGCGGCGTCACCAGGGCAGATTGAGCCCCGAGTGGAGCTTAAGAAACTGAGACGCAGCCGTGCAGCCTGGTAGTTAGATCGAGTGCCGGAGCCACTTCACTGATCACGCTGATAGAATCTCCAAAAGGAAGTGGGTTCGAGCAGGACTGGATTTAGCTAACAGGCTAACAACTTTGCACTTATATAAATACGATGTAGGGAGGAGTGGGGAGCGGTCCTCATGACATTTTCCCAATCTGGATCTTCTTCCAGGCCTCTGAAGCGGTGAAAATACAGGAGTCGATGATTCCTGCGACTGTGAACGTCCCGCCGACGATGGCACAGAtctacagagaaaaaaaatcactctgTCAGTCTCGCCATTTGAAAGCTTTGATGTTTTCTTCTGCGGTTATAAATGGCTCAGTATCAGCTGCTTCCAATCACATTTTAGCATAACAATACATTACACTGACACATCAGTATGCGCTGGCATCCAGCAGCGAGTCCTGCTGCAGCTTGACTCACAATCTTAAACCATGACTCACAATCACAGTCATATCCCAACCCATGCCTCAAGGCATGATAAACCTAAACAACTCAAAAGACAAATAACGGTGCAGCTCATCAGCCAGGCAGCCAATTTGATCCTGACGACATTATCAGTCAGAAGGAAACATTCCGATGAGGTGGTACAGGCTCAGCCAAAATTCCTCAACCGACACGTCAGGTGGGGCAAGATGGCAGGGAACGAGAAAAGGAATTCAGGATGTAATAGAAATAGTTTTCTTCTTAAAAAGCTGGTAGGTGGACTTTGTCATCtttggacagagtcaggctagctgCTTCCCCCTATTTCCAgtctctatgctaagctaagatgacTGGCTGCTGCCTGTAGCTTCAGATTTAACAGACAGGTATCCATATTCTCATCCAACTCTCAAAAAGAAAATGAGCGGTTTTCCCAAAATCTTGAACACTTTCATTAAAGCGTGTGTGAAAAGTCCCAACATAGTTTTGCAAGACATCCCGTGAGTCCATTTTGATTTCCCACTCAAAAAGTGTATTGTGTATTAGGTGATTTTTTTGGCGACATGGGAGCAGTGCAACAAGCCGACATATTGTTAGCTTATGAAGTTGTTATAGTAAATGTGTTAGCTAACAGTTGCCTTTTTACAAAGCCAGCAGACACGTCGCAGCATCAACATTTACCTGGAGTTCCGTTTCTGGCCACCCAATAAATGTAAGTCCagtattcactctccttttagctctggcTTTGGTCTCCACcgactcctgagggaaatatctaactctttagctgctaaatgctccaccatgttcaccagctagtggCTAACTTTGTaggtctgctgtttggtgctgggcaggtagcatACAGTGGGTTCATCAGAGCTTTTCCCCCTAAAAACAGCTGACTGTTGGTGAAAACAGGGTTGACGAGAGCGGCAAGAGTAAACCGAAACAGCATAGCTGCCAGCGgtaagaccaaaacagagagctgaaagATACTAGAATGTTATCTTTCTGTTGTTAGAAAGAACATGAATTAGGGCAGCGGTACAGCAgctatacagtatattcccatagGAGTCGGAAGAGACCAaatcagagctaaaagagagtgaatattggactctgctggatgtgtaaaaagGTTACTGTTTGCTTGTAAGTTCGCCATATCAACTGGTGATAATAATGTCAGATCACAGCTTTCACTGGATTTAAGAACTTTAGAAGAccttgaattaaaaaaagattgcCTTCACTCACTGTCGTGATGAAGCGGTAGAAGGGCTGTCTCCTCTCTGTGTACTTGACTGTGATTGGACTGAGGTCGTATCGGAACCAGATGGCTGGGATGATCCTGCCCGTGTGGCTGTAAGCAACGTACTCCTGTGTGggatgtaaaaaagaaaagaaaaaaagagtgcgTTACAAATTTTAATGAGTTTTGGAGCTGTGCCAGGCGAGAGAAATCAATTTAATAAACAGTGAGACGGTCAATCCCATTAGGTTTAGAAATCAATTTAGAGCAATCGGTTATTTCATTTCACAGTAGTGGCGGCGGCGCTGTTTATGAGTCGTAACAGAATTGGTTTTGGATAAAGTCACTCAAAAGCCATAAATGattcattgaaaatgaatcTTGGCTGAATAAAAACTGATGAAATAAGCGGGACGaggcaaaaatgtgttttgagttATTACATGGATATCAGTGAGTTTATATGAATCACATTACtgcaaaaaaggagaaaaaaaagctacaCTGATAGGTGTCTCAGCTGGACCTTTATTTGTTCTTTGGCAATGAGATTTTGGAATATTCTGCTCAGGCACCCTAATCCTCTAATCCACCTAATAATACTCTTATTACTCCAAACCCAGCTGTCAGTCAATACAGTTCTAGGAATTGGGTTCTGTGTTTATGGTTTGTTGACATCTGGGGAGCGTTTCCAGTCACTAGGGGTGAGCTTTCACTTCCGGGTCAGTGCACAAGTTAACACGGTGATACATGCTCTGGCCATATGTTGGGATGGTCACGCTGCCTTGACATGTGCAAAAACAACCTAGACGCAGAGGGCTGGCTCCTACAGGTGAGAGAAGATTCAAAGAGGGCTAATAGGAGGAAGACAGCACCTTATTGGCTACCGTGTACTGGTAGGAGAACCTCTGTTTCCCTGATAGGTCCTCATACACTGTTGGAACGATCTTCAGTATGTAGTCATGTGAGGCCAGAGCtgcaaaagaaacaaagtgaTTTCAATTTTTTAAAGTGTCCAAAAATGGATGTAGTTTTAATCGTGATGCAACTAGCTGGAGCTTTTCCATCTGAGATGCAGTGTCAGCTGTGGTTCCACTTTGGATTCCTTAGATGTCCACTAGGTGACTCATTTCATTGGATCATCTCATGCTTTATGTAAATGTCACAGTGGTTATGTTGAGTACATGTATTGTGCAGCGTGGATACTTACGATTAGATGACAGCCTGTCAGCCCCTCCTAACGCATTGAAGGCTCCTTGTACTTTTTGTACCTGCgtgacaaaagaaagaaaagtaatcTGCCTTCAGCCTTGATACTGTAAATCTTACATATGTGTGTCCATTTTGTTTTGGTCCCAACCTGGAGCTTTTCTCCAAAGGCCAGCTTGTGGATGTTGTGGGTCATGTCTGGGCTTTGGGGCTGCGCTGTAGCGCTGTGTGTCGACACATGGAAGTTTCCTGGcacctggagagagagagagagagagagagagagagagagagagagagagagagagagagagagagagagagagagagagagagagagagagagagagagaaagaaaaaagacacacacacacacacacacacacacacacacacacacacacacacacacacacacacccacacacacacacacacacacacacacacacacacacacacacacacacacacacacacacacacacacacacacacacacacacacacacagtcattttgtgtgtctgtgtaagcaCATGCAACACATTTAGTTAACTAACGACCAAGTCTGAATACACACATAGTTGGTTGGGAAACTAAATGGCCCTTGCCTCCGGAAGAAAAATCCACTTTAACACGTTTCACATATTTCCAGATATTCCACATTCAAGTGTGTTGAATGTACAACTGCTGGGATAATGATATTAAATGGCCTGGAAAGACTGACGCACAAGATGGTGGTAGGGGCAAACAGGGCTGCACAGGGCCCAGACTGCAGGTGCTACTGAAGCCGATGCCAGAGCTGCTCAATTTAACATAACTCAATTTAGACTGGAGGAGGAAGCAGGTCGGCCTCCATCCTCTCAAGCGCGTGGGGGTCTATGTTTAACTCAAGTCCAAGACAAATAAACAACAATGTGGTCCAATAGCTTGTGTCCCACAAAAATATCAGGCCTCTTATCTAAGATACTTATCTAATTACTGAGCACAGGAACCTTGCCTTTCTCTGAAGGGGATCAGCCATATAAAAACTCATACAGTGTGTGTGGGTTACTCTTCGTCTCCACTCCACTATGTGATGAGGCCTTACTTTGTTGATGGTGAACTCTCCCTCAAAGCGACAACCGTCACCCTGGTTGAGAGGGATCTTCATGGAGTTGTCTATGTGACCGACCTCGTGGCGGCCCATCTCATCCTGGATGTCCAAACCCACCACTGAAAAAACACGAtcattaaataacaaatatgaAAGAATATGAACAGAGCCATTAAACAGTTTGCTGTGCTGGGTTCTTTTACTATTTTCAGTGCTGAGACAATTAGTTTGATTaatcaaataaacaacagaaaatgaatcatcAACTAGTTTGACAATtgattaaaaaggtcccatggcatgacaatttcactttatgaggttttttaacattaatatgagttcccccagcctgcctatggccccccagtggctagaaatggcgataggtgtaaaccgagccctgggtatcctgctctgcctttgagaaaatgaaagctcagctGGACTGATCTGATAACATGTATATGCCTGTTTATGGTGAAAATGAGcaatttatttcaagatagcatatTCGCATTCACTGTAGAGTCATCTGACGTTGGTCTCCAATATGGCAcccatgatttgagttggccacactctGTATATAAAGGGCACtactccaccttgcccccctccttctcc from Perca fluviatilis chromosome 10, GENO_Pfluv_1.0, whole genome shotgun sequence includes the following:
- the ergic1 gene encoding endoplasmic reticulum-Golgi intermediate compartment protein 1; protein product: MPFDVRRFDIYRKVPKDLTQPTYTGAFISILCCVFILFLFLSELTGFIATEIVNELYVDDPDKDSGGKIEVSLNISLPNLHCDLVGLDIQDEMGRHEVGHIDNSMKIPLNQGDGCRFEGEFTINKVPGNFHVSTHSATAQPQSPDMTHNIHKLAFGEKLQVQKVQGAFNALGGADRLSSNPLASHDYILKIVPTVYEDLSGKQRFSYQYTVANKEYVAYSHTGRIIPAIWFRYDLSPITVKYTERRQPFYRFITTICAIVGGTFTVAGIIDSCIFTASEAWKKIQIGKMS